A window of the Bacillus sp. E(2018) genome harbors these coding sequences:
- a CDS encoding sulfite exporter TauE/SafE family protein, which yields MEFFYILLGLCIGIFSGIFGIGGGFILTPVLILFGIPPLSAIGTSLMYSIGTSVSGVAAHLRFKNILWKPAAVLGIVGIGATQVAHPLVVWLEKMGYDETIIPIFYIVLLAYFALSLLYKQTKRKNDTQSTTEIHFSWPKAVFIGFTGGFISTTLGVGGGFVMVPMLISLMKFPSRKAVGTSLVSVFFIVSAGFLTYASSVQIDYKLGLLLILGALVGTQLGAKLTTIYSSEQIQKYLGALYITILSSVVLKLVHLDKAGLGIITLYVLSMLVLFLKETITHTKRKTSTS from the coding sequence ATGGAGTTTTTTTATATACTGCTTGGTCTATGCATCGGTATCTTTTCAGGAATTTTTGGAATTGGTGGCGGCTTTATTCTAACACCCGTCCTGATTCTTTTCGGCATTCCGCCTTTGTCTGCGATTGGAACGAGTCTCATGTACTCAATCGGGACAAGTGTTTCAGGAGTTGCTGCACATCTGAGATTTAAGAACATTCTATGGAAACCCGCTGCTGTTTTAGGAATTGTCGGGATTGGAGCAACTCAAGTCGCTCACCCACTTGTCGTTTGGTTAGAGAAGATGGGTTATGACGAAACGATCATTCCTATATTTTATATTGTTCTTCTTGCCTACTTTGCTCTTTCCCTGCTTTATAAGCAAACAAAACGCAAGAATGATACGCAAAGCACTACAGAGATTCACTTTTCTTGGCCAAAAGCAGTCTTTATTGGATTTACAGGAGGGTTCATTTCTACGACACTCGGTGTTGGCGGGGGATTTGTCATGGTTCCCATGCTCATCTCTTTGATGAAGTTTCCTTCTAGAAAAGCGGTTGGGACGAGCTTGGTCAGTGTGTTTTTCATTGTAAGTGCTGGTTTCTTAACGTACGCATCAAGTGTACAGATCGATTATAAACTTGGCCTCCTGCTTATTTTAGGTGCGTTGGTCGGGACTCAACTAGGAGCAAAGCTCACAACCATCTATTCCAGTGAACAGATTCAAAAATATCTAGGTGCTCTATACATCACGATCTTAAGCTCAGTAGTACTGAAGCTCGTTCATCTTGATAAAGCTGGTCTAGGTATCATTACGCTATATGTGCTATCCATGCTCGTACTTTTCTTAAAAGAGACGATCACACATACAAAAAGAAAGACGTCTACCTCGTGA
- the uvrB gene encoding excinuclease ABC subunit UvrB — MFEIKSNYQPQGDQPAAIKHLVNNINAGKKSMTLLGATGTGKTFTVSNVIQEVNKPTLVIAHNKTLAGQLYSELKEFFPNNAVEYFVSYYDYYQPEAYIAHSDTYIEKDASINDEIDKLRHSATSSLFERKDVIIVASVSCIYGLGSPEEYKDMVISLREGMEKDRDQLLRDLVDVQYNRNDINFTRGTFRVRGDVVEIFPASRDEHCLRVEFFGDEIDRITEVDALTGEILGERKHVAIFPASHFVTREEKMKVAIKRIEAELEDRLKELNEAGKLLEAQRLEQRTRYDLEMMAEMGFCSGIENYSVHLTLRPLGSTPYTLLDYFPDDSLIVIDESHVTLPQIRGMFNGDQARKGVLVDHGFRLPSAKDNRPLTFDEFERYTKFQHIYVSATPGPYELEHAPDPVEQIIRPTGLLDPTLEVRPIKGQIDDLLGEINERIAKNERVLVTTLTKKMSEDLTDYFVELGIKVRYLHSEIKTLERIQIIRDLRLGVFDVLVGINLLREGLDIPEVSLVAILDADKEGFLRSERSLIQTIGRAARNSNGHVIMYGDKITKSMQIAIDETQRRRQKQMEHNEKHGITPTTIKKAVRDVISATQAAEDTETYTSSKAPKQKMSKKDREAFIERMEKEMKDAAKNLQFERAAELRDLILELKAEG, encoded by the coding sequence TTGTTCGAAATCAAATCAAACTATCAGCCACAAGGAGATCAGCCCGCAGCGATCAAACATCTTGTGAACAATATAAACGCAGGAAAGAAGAGTATGACCCTGCTTGGTGCGACCGGAACAGGAAAGACGTTTACCGTCTCCAATGTTATTCAGGAAGTAAACAAACCGACTCTTGTTATTGCACATAACAAAACACTAGCCGGACAGCTTTACAGTGAGTTAAAAGAATTTTTCCCAAACAACGCAGTTGAATATTTTGTTTCGTATTACGATTATTATCAACCAGAAGCATACATCGCACACTCTGATACGTATATCGAAAAAGACGCAAGCATTAATGATGAGATCGATAAACTTCGCCACTCGGCTACTTCATCACTTTTTGAACGCAAAGACGTTATTATTGTAGCCAGTGTTTCGTGTATCTATGGTCTAGGGTCACCTGAGGAATATAAAGACATGGTGATCTCCTTAAGAGAAGGAATGGAGAAAGACCGTGACCAGCTTTTACGTGATCTTGTAGATGTTCAATACAACCGAAATGATATTAACTTTACTCGCGGTACGTTCCGAGTTAGAGGAGATGTCGTGGAAATCTTCCCAGCCTCACGAGACGAACATTGTCTTCGTGTGGAATTTTTTGGTGATGAGATCGACCGCATTACTGAAGTGGACGCACTCACAGGTGAAATTCTTGGTGAACGTAAACATGTTGCCATTTTCCCTGCTTCCCACTTCGTAACACGTGAAGAAAAGATGAAAGTAGCTATCAAGCGCATTGAAGCTGAACTGGAAGATCGTCTAAAAGAATTGAATGAAGCTGGAAAATTATTAGAAGCACAGCGTCTCGAACAGCGTACAAGATACGACTTAGAGATGATGGCTGAAATGGGGTTCTGCTCAGGAATCGAGAACTATTCTGTTCACCTGACTCTTAGACCATTAGGATCGACGCCTTACACACTTTTAGATTATTTTCCGGACGATTCACTGATTGTTATTGATGAGTCCCATGTTACTCTTCCGCAGATTCGTGGAATGTTTAATGGAGACCAAGCGAGAAAAGGAGTCCTTGTCGATCATGGATTCCGATTACCTTCTGCAAAAGATAACCGTCCGTTAACGTTCGATGAATTTGAGCGTTATACAAAGTTTCAGCACATTTACGTATCAGCAACACCAGGTCCGTATGAGCTCGAACACGCACCTGATCCAGTTGAGCAGATCATTCGTCCAACCGGGCTCTTGGATCCTACACTAGAAGTCCGTCCGATCAAAGGTCAGATCGATGATTTATTAGGTGAGATCAACGAAAGAATCGCGAAAAACGAACGAGTTCTTGTTACAACCTTAACGAAAAAAATGTCTGAAGATCTTACCGATTATTTTGTAGAGCTTGGCATAAAAGTTCGTTACCTGCATTCAGAGATTAAGACGTTAGAGCGGATTCAGATCATACGCGATCTGCGTCTTGGTGTGTTTGATGTACTCGTTGGAATTAACTTGCTGCGAGAAGGGTTAGATATTCCTGAAGTGTCTCTCGTTGCGATTTTAGATGCAGATAAAGAAGGCTTCTTACGTTCAGAACGTTCGCTTATCCAAACGATCGGACGTGCCGCTCGTAACTCAAACGGTCACGTTATCATGTATGGAGACAAGATTACGAAATCCATGCAGATCGCGATCGATGAAACACAGCGCAGACGTCAAAAACAGATGGAGCACAATGAAAAGCATGGAATTACGCCGACGACGATTAAAAAAGCAGTTCGTGATGTAATTTCTGCGACACAAGCTGCCGAAGATACAGAAACGTATACAAGTTCAAAAGCTCCTAAGCAAAAGATGAGCAAAAAAGATCGCGAAGCATTTATCGAACGTATGGAAAAAGAGATGAAGGATGCTGCAAAGAACCTTCAGTTCGAGCGTGCAGCAGAGCTTCGTGACCTCATTCTTGAGTTAAAAGCGGAAGGATGA
- a CDS encoding response regulator transcription factor: protein MIHILMIDDDRIFKDSLQHMLLKEMDEIFITSIESHKHNPLYKLAQNIDIVFIDLEIKHFNVAEMIQHFMKQGVRVVLFVPSIDQQTSLLLECLTFNIHGVLLKNMDPGLMMHAITLLFCGQKYMPQAISFLIWEEYILLRKPLSPLRPQELLTEREWEVLELLTIGMSNKEISQSIFLSENTIKNHVASLLKKLSVKDRTSAVIKAYQNGWINGIVPLLPTYIL, encoded by the coding sequence ATGATTCATATATTAATGATCGATGATGATAGAATCTTTAAAGATTCTCTGCAACATATGCTTCTAAAAGAAATGGATGAAATTTTTATCACATCCATTGAAAGTCATAAACATAATCCACTTTATAAATTAGCCCAAAACATTGATATCGTTTTTATTGATTTAGAAATCAAGCATTTCAATGTCGCTGAGATGATTCAGCATTTTATGAAGCAAGGTGTTAGAGTGGTTCTCTTTGTTCCGAGCATCGATCAACAGACTTCTTTGCTTTTAGAATGCTTAACATTCAACATTCACGGTGTCCTTCTGAAGAATATGGATCCGGGTCTCATGATGCATGCGATCACCCTGTTATTTTGTGGCCAAAAATATATGCCACAAGCCATTTCATTTTTAATATGGGAAGAATACATTCTATTAAGAAAACCATTATCGCCACTCCGACCTCAAGAACTTCTAACGGAAAGAGAGTGGGAAGTTCTTGAATTGCTTACAATTGGCATGAGTAACAAGGAAATTTCACAGTCTATCTTCCTTAGCGAGAACACGATTAAAAATCATGTCGCATCGCTGCTAAAAAAACTAAGCGTCAAGGACCGGACTTCAGCTGTAATCAAAGCTTACCAAAATGGTTGGATCAATGGGATCGTTCCCTTGCTCCCGACCTATATCTTATAA
- the uvrA gene encoding excinuclease ABC subunit UvrA, which translates to MIVKGARAHNLKNIDITIPRDKLVVLTGLSGSGKSSLAFDTIYAEGQRRYVESLSAYARQFLGQMDKPDVDSIEGLSPAISIDQKTTSRNPRSTVGTVTEIYDYLRLLFARIGRPVCPVHNVEITSQTIEQMVDRILEYPERTKLQILAPVVSGRKGEHVKALEDIKKQGYVRVRIDGEMREISEEIKLEKNKKHTIEIVIDRIVVKEGIATRLADSLEAALNLGGGSVVVDVMEEEELLFSQNHACPHCGFSIGELEPRLFSFNSPFGACSSCDGLGVKLEVDPELVIPDWSRTLRDNAIAPWEPISSQYYPQLLESICNHFGIDMDVPVESLPKDQMDKILNGSKEYLTFTYKNDFGQVRKNEIQFEGVLGNIQRRYRETSSDYIREQMEGYMAQKPCPTCKGHRLKKEALSVLINGKHIGETTALSITEAKNFFDNLDLTNKERAIAKLILREIVDRSGFLINVGLDYLTLSRAAGTLSGGEAQRIRLATQVGSRLMGVLYILDEPSIGLHQRDNDRLIRTLEEMRSLGNTLIVVEHDEDTMLAADYVIDIGPGAGAHGGVITSQGTPQEIMEDPASLTGQYLSGKKFIPLPKERRKPDGRYIEVKGATENNLKNVSAKIPLGLFTGVTGVSGSGKSTLVNEILHKALAQKLHRAKDKPGAHKSIKGLEHIDKVIDIDQSPIGRTPRSNPATYTGVFDDIRDVFASTNEAKVRGYKKGRFSFNVKGGRCEACRGDGIIKIEMHFLPDVYVPCEVCHGKRYNRETLEVKYKGKNIADILDMTVEDSVEFFANIPKINRKLQTILDVGLGYIKLGQSATTLSGGEAQRVKLASQLHKRSTGKTIYILDEPTTGLHVDDISRLLVVLQRLVDNGDSVLVIEHNLDVIKQCDHLVDLGPEGGDKGGMIVGAGTPEELAEIEGSHTGRYLAPILKRDKKRMTGKIKEKETIK; encoded by the coding sequence ATAATTGTAAAGGGTGCTAGAGCCCATAATTTAAAAAATATAGATATTACGATCCCACGTGACAAGCTGGTTGTTCTAACCGGCTTATCAGGTTCGGGTAAATCTTCACTTGCTTTTGATACGATATATGCAGAAGGACAGCGTCGTTACGTTGAATCTCTATCGGCTTATGCCCGTCAGTTCCTCGGACAGATGGACAAGCCGGATGTGGATTCAATCGAGGGTCTGTCACCTGCTATTTCAATCGATCAAAAAACAACCAGCCGTAACCCTCGTTCAACAGTAGGGACGGTTACGGAAATCTATGACTATCTTCGACTTTTATTCGCACGTATCGGTCGTCCGGTATGTCCAGTTCATAACGTGGAGATCACTTCTCAAACGATCGAACAAATGGTAGATCGAATCTTAGAATATCCTGAGCGTACAAAGCTTCAAATTTTAGCGCCAGTTGTTTCCGGTCGAAAAGGGGAACACGTTAAAGCGTTAGAAGATATTAAGAAACAAGGATATGTTCGTGTTCGAATTGACGGAGAGATGCGTGAGATCTCTGAGGAAATTAAGCTTGAGAAAAATAAAAAGCATACCATTGAAATCGTAATCGACCGTATCGTCGTAAAAGAAGGAATCGCTACTCGTCTAGCTGACTCTCTTGAAGCGGCACTCAACCTTGGTGGAGGAAGTGTTGTCGTTGATGTGATGGAAGAAGAGGAACTTCTATTCTCGCAAAACCATGCTTGTCCACATTGTGGATTTTCCATTGGTGAATTAGAGCCGCGTTTGTTTTCATTTAACAGTCCATTCGGGGCGTGCTCTTCATGTGATGGTTTAGGAGTAAAACTTGAAGTAGATCCAGAGCTAGTTATTCCAGACTGGAGTCGTACTTTAAGAGATAACGCTATCGCACCATGGGAGCCAATCAGTTCGCAATATTATCCACAGCTATTAGAAAGTATTTGTAACCACTTTGGTATCGATATGGATGTACCCGTTGAATCTCTTCCAAAAGATCAGATGGATAAAATTCTGAACGGTAGTAAAGAGTATCTTACTTTCACGTACAAAAATGATTTCGGTCAGGTACGTAAGAACGAGATTCAGTTTGAAGGTGTATTAGGCAACATTCAGCGCAGATATCGCGAAACAAGTTCAGATTATATTCGTGAACAGATGGAAGGATATATGGCACAAAAGCCATGTCCGACATGTAAAGGACATCGTCTGAAGAAAGAAGCTCTTTCTGTTTTAATCAACGGAAAACATATTGGTGAAACGACCGCTCTTTCCATAACAGAAGCAAAGAACTTCTTCGATAACCTCGACTTAACGAATAAAGAGCGTGCGATCGCGAAGCTGATTCTTAGGGAAATCGTAGATCGTTCAGGTTTCTTGATTAATGTTGGATTAGACTATCTAACACTAAGCCGAGCTGCTGGTACGCTATCCGGTGGTGAAGCACAGCGTATTCGCCTTGCTACCCAAGTTGGGTCACGATTAATGGGTGTTCTTTATATTCTTGATGAACCGTCAATCGGCCTTCATCAGAGAGACAATGACCGACTGATTCGAACTCTAGAGGAAATGCGATCTCTTGGGAATACGTTGATTGTCGTTGAGCATGACGAAGATACGATGCTTGCGGCAGATTATGTCATTGATATCGGGCCAGGTGCTGGTGCACATGGTGGTGTCATCACGTCACAAGGTACGCCACAAGAGATTATGGAAGATCCAGCATCCTTAACAGGACAATATTTATCTGGTAAAAAGTTTATTCCTCTTCCAAAGGAAAGACGTAAGCCAGATGGTAGATATATTGAAGTGAAAGGTGCAACGGAAAACAACTTAAAGAATGTTTCTGCAAAGATTCCATTAGGGTTGTTTACTGGAGTGACAGGTGTATCGGGATCTGGAAAGAGTACGCTAGTCAATGAAATCCTGCATAAGGCTCTTGCACAAAAGCTGCACCGTGCAAAGGACAAGCCTGGTGCTCATAAGTCTATTAAGGGACTTGAACATATCGATAAAGTGATAGATATCGACCAATCCCCAATCGGGCGAACGCCACGATCAAATCCTGCGACATATACGGGAGTATTTGATGATATTCGTGATGTGTTTGCCTCAACGAATGAAGCGAAAGTTCGCGGTTATAAAAAAGGACGTTTCTCATTCAACGTAAAAGGTGGACGTTGTGAAGCATGCCGTGGGGATGGAATCATTAAAATAGAAATGCATTTCTTGCCTGATGTATATGTACCATGTGAAGTTTGTCATGGTAAACGGTATAACAGAGAAACGCTAGAAGTGAAGTATAAAGGGAAAAACATCGCAGACATCTTAGACATGACGGTAGAAGATTCTGTGGAGTTCTTTGCCAATATTCCTAAGATCAATCGTAAGCTTCAGACCATTCTTGATGTAGGTCTTGGGTATATTAAGCTTGGTCAATCAGCTACAACTCTTTCTGGAGGAGAAGCACAGCGTGTGAAGCTTGCCTCACAGCTTCATAAGCGTTCTACTGGGAAAACCATCTACATTCTAGATGAACCAACAACAGGTCTTCACGTAGATGATATTTCTCGTTTGCTTGTCGTTCTTCAAAGACTTGTAGATAACGGAGATTCTGTACTTGTTATTGAGCATAATCTGGACGTGATTAAGCAATGTGATCATCTAGTCGACCTTGGACCTGAAGGTGGGGACAAGGGCGGTATGATTGTTGGCGCGGGTACACCAGAGGAACTGGCTGAGATTGAAGGTTCTCACACAGGACGTTATCTCGCTCCGATCTTAAAGCGTGATAAGAAGCGGATGACAGGAAAGATTAAAGAAAAAGAAACGATTAAATAG